The proteins below are encoded in one region of Ostrea edulis chromosome 3, xbOstEdul1.1, whole genome shotgun sequence:
- the LOC130052533 gene encoding uncharacterized protein LOC130052533, translating to MDQIPRVSDVLYVGVCRKIGTPTEVTFRRDLWDTGEMIRKPSQLYKGLRKMLSGSRKEGFRFKSSDFDFMQWYLDHKVICEMSQSTFYHPPRHTLIYMETSDTPPGFARLQLLTPSNKEIVMSSLLERNNTEYISCSLLRMRLHQALKGFNPAIEGENLHGPCHNYTYLSIETDFALCFHSRHWPLPALPWVDRCLTRAWPSRSVLQSIIDVGFHLVPIANRQTHDNLDLEWRISFSQAEQKLVYSMNHCQFLCYGIMKIILKEVISDELLCSYFMKTILFWRIQESSSTLWLPSTLLQHVWFCFKSLMQCVYTGYLPNFFIPENNMFAGKVVGAQQKFLYQKLERFYKMGVAFLLHSPTLREILIPAVSDPYFVMPTGERYLKSEIDIDIAFDGGSFSCRSMVVVSDFLSNMIHLNVIDQLFSTCQNVVFHNMLISVLESTSMSLKAQCLFVSKRKRYTIDRSIIHMLDLVSKLGCLSDGLYLALYLYDTGRYQTALAVTDTVKQRLSQSHIMYYDTVDRQRYSEAVGGQSMLTKFRKAWARDISFNANFTFIEELRLEQEVCKMNGLGYLYLSPFVTVHMLSVLCHYRLGNRSQYLQALTDLHTLLLYDDGRYALLYTRDLSWQILGICQHVVGDLHGALQSYQESLRQIPRHKIQIATETRLNFVQSQLRMNSTRIVT from the coding sequence ATGGATCAGATTCCCCGTGTATCAGACGTCCTGTATGTGGGGGTGTGTCGTAAGATAGGGACACCAACAGAAGTGACCTTCAGAAGGGATCTGTGGGACACGGGGGAGATGATACGGAAACCTTCACAGTTATATAAAGGATTGAGAAAGATGCTGAGTGGTAGTCGTAAGGAGGGATTTAGGTTTAAATCATCTGACTTTGATTTCATGCAGTGGTACCTTGATCATAAGGTGATATGTGAGATGTCTCAGTCAACGTTTTATCATCCACCCAGACATACACTTATCTATATGGAGACCTCTGATACTCCCCCGGGATTCGCCAGATTACAACTACTCACACCGTCAAATAAAGAAATTGTCATGTCATCACTGTTGGAGAGAAATAATACTGAAtacatttcatgttcattactCAGGATGAGGTTACATCAGGCATTGAAAGGATTTAATCCAGCCATTGAAGGTGAAAACCTGCACGGTCCATGTCACAACTACACTTATCTATCTATAGAGACTGATTTCGCGCTGTGTTTCCATTCCCGTCATTGGCCATTACCAGCCCTTCCCTGGGTTGATAGATGTTTGACTCGCGCATGGCCATCGCGTAGTGTACTGCAATCAATTATTGATGTAGGATTTCATCTTGTTCCTATCGCAAACAGACAGACACATGACAATTTAGACTTGGAATGGAGAATTTCTTTTTCACAAGCAGAGCAAAAGCTAGTGTACTCTATGAACCATTGCCAGTTTCTCTGTTAcggaattatgaaaataattctgAAGGAAGTGATTTCTGACGAATTACTGTGTTCGTATTTTATGAAAACAATATTATTTTGGAGAATTCAAGAGAGCTCTTCAACTTTATGGTTACCATCAACATTACTTCAACATGTGTGGTTTTGTTTCAAATCATTGATGCAGTGTGTATATACCGGTTACCTTCCAAATTTCTTTATTCCGGAGAACAACATGTTTGCAGGAAAAGTTGTCGGGGCGCAACAAAAATTCCTGTATCAAAAGTTAGaaagattttacaaaatgggCGTTGCCTTCCTCCTACATAGTCCCACTCTCAGAGAGATTCTGATCCCGGCCGTCTCCGATCCATACTTTGTAATGCCGACAGGGGAAAGGTACCTCAAGTCAGAAATAGATATCGATATTGCTTTTGATGGTGGAAGTTTTAGTTGTAGAAGTATGGTCGTTGTATCGGATTTCCTTTCAAACATGATTCATTTAAACGTAATAGATCAGTTATTCTCAACCTGTCAGAATGTTGTATTCCATAATATGTTGATAAGTGTGCTTGAATCAACTTCCATGTCACTAAAAGCACAGTGTTTGTTTGTGTCTAAGAGAAAGAGATACACAATTGATAGGTCAATAATTCACATGTTAGATCTAGTTTCAAAGTTAGGTTGTTTATCTGATGGTTTATATTTAGCGTTATACTTGTACGACACCGGTAGATATCAAACAGCGCTAGCTGTCACAGATACAGTGAAGCAGAGACTCTCACAGTCCCATATCATGTATTACGATACAGTAGACAGACAGAGATACAGTGAGGCGGTAGGTGGTCAGTCTATGTTAACTAAGTTTAGGAAGGCTTGGGCAAGAGATATTAGTTTCAATGCAAACTTTACCTTTATTGAAGAATTAAGGTTGGAACAAGAAGTCTGTAAAATGAACGGACTGGGGTATTTATATTTATCTCCCTTTGTGACCGTGCACATGTTATCTGTCCTATGTCACTACAGACTAGGTAACAGGTCACAATATCTACAGGCACTGACAGACCTACACACCCTACTGCTCTATGATGATGGCAGATACGCACTTTTATACACGAGGGACCTGTCCTGGCAGATACTGGGGATCTGTCAACATGTTGTGGGGGACTTGCACGGGGCGTTACAGTCTTATCAAGAGTCACTTAGACAGATACCGCGCCACAAAATACAGATAGCCACGGAAACTAGACTTAATTTTGTTCAATCACAATTAAGGATGAACAGTACTCGAATAGTGACGTAG